The Pseudokineococcus lusitanus genome includes the window ACGGCGAGGGACCCGACGGCGGGGTCGCCGGCCTCGACGGCCTCGACGAGGCAGCGGCGGATCGCGGCGGAGAGCTCGGCGGGAGTCACGGGGGTCGAGTCTAGGAGCCGCGGGGGTGGGTCCCGGACGCGGTCCGGGTGCCGGGCAGGACCCTCGCCGGACGTCCTCGTCCGTGCGGCCGGCCCTGCTGGTGGTGCCCCCGGCAGGATTCGAACCTGCGCCCCCGCCTCCGGAGGGCGGTGCTCTATCCCCTGAGCTACGGGGGCCGTCGGTCCGGGCTCGTGCCCGACGGACCGGGAGGAACGCTACCGCACGGCGGGAGGAGGTCGTCCCGCGCCCGACGGCGGCGGGAGGTCGGCGGCGGGTCGGGCGGCCGACGGGCCCCCGGTCAGGCCGCCGGGACGCCCGTCTGCGCGGCGACGCCCTCGACGTGCTCCCAGTGCCACGGCTCCGTGGGGCCCGAGCCGCCCGGCTGCGCCCACGTCGGGTTCTCCCAGCCGAAGGACGGGGCGTGCTCGCGCATCCAGGCGTACCGCTCCCCCGACCCCGTGCTGACGCCGCTGCCGAGGTCGACGGCGAGGCCCCAGCCGTGGTCGCTCGTGCCCGGCTCGGCGGCGAAGCCGGGCCGCTCCGCGGCGACGGCGTGCTGCTCGGCGAGCGAGCGGTAGCCGTCGGTGAGGGCGAGCCGCTCGCCGAAGCGCTCCTCGAAGGCCGCCGACAGCTCGACGAAGGACAGCGCGACGTCGGCGCGCAAGCCCTCGTCGTCCCAGAGCGCGCAGACGGCGTCGGCGGGCAGCTGCCCGTTGGGCGCCGAGGTCGTGCCGTCGGGGAGGACGCCGCTGCAGCCCGGGAGCGCGGAGCGCTCCTCGCTCCGGCTCACGCGGTCGGCCATGGCGCCCGCCGCGGCCACGCGGGACGCCAGCTCGGCCTCCGCCGCCTCGCGGGCGGCGGTGTCGGCCGCGCGCTGCTCGCGGGACGCCGCGGCCTCGTCGGCGAGCCGCCGGACCTCCGCGGCCCGCGCCGCCCGGCCCTCCTCCTCCTGCGCGACGACGAGCGCGGTGGCGGCGACGTCGGCCCGCTCGCGGTCCGCGGCGGCGACCGCCTGCAGCGCCGGCACGGTGATCGGCAGCACGAGCACCGCGACGCCGAGGGCGCCGGCCGCCGCCACCGGGGCGCGCCGCGGGCGACGCGCGGCGCGCAGCCG containing:
- a CDS encoding M15 family metallopeptidase; translated protein: MTAPASLPEPADRPATRVRGGAHRAAGRGPVTAPAPAAPGSRRARREAEAARLRAARRPRRAPVAAAGALGVAVLVLPITVPALQAVAAADRERADVAATALVVAQEEEGRAARAAEVRRLADEAAASREQRAADTAAREAAEAELASRVAAAGAMADRVSRSEERSALPGCSGVLPDGTTSAPNGQLPADAVCALWDDEGLRADVALSFVELSAAFEERFGERLALTDGYRSLAEQHAVAAERPGFAAEPGTSDHGWGLAVDLGSGVSTGSGERYAWMREHAPSFGWENPTWAQPGGSGPTEPWHWEHVEGVAAQTGVPAA